From Verrucomicrobia bacterium S94, the proteins below share one genomic window:
- a CDS encoding AraC family transcriptional regulator: MSNFKEIISYGHIENKMMYPHKNPGMELVLVEQGRLDWAVEGVPEALKPGTLFFTLPWQTHGSMQIREPKNRIYFILFDLPGSGFLPRKKITMAERFGFTAAEQKFISTALVHARRHAWPASKLAQHNFPEMIRRLETGAEADQSIAISMLRTLLLELAFIITNDLETAAGTSPTSETIETFLKSLHHKLEHPWRLDEMAAACGVKRTYFTNVTRKLTGYAPLQYLSRLRFEQACRLLRETEWSITDIGFECGYSTSQYFTESFKKAARMTPSEYRKSLPELEQILQANWKHPELRSIDDERRRQRIFT; encoded by the coding sequence ATGAGCAATTTTAAGGAGATCATCAGTTACGGGCACATTGAGAACAAAATGATGTATCCGCACAAGAATCCCGGTATGGAACTCGTACTTGTGGAACAGGGCCGCCTTGACTGGGCCGTCGAGGGCGTGCCTGAAGCCCTGAAACCCGGCACTCTGTTTTTCACCCTGCCCTGGCAGACACACGGCAGCATGCAGATCCGGGAACCGAAAAATCGGATCTACTTTATTCTGTTCGATCTGCCCGGATCAGGCTTCCTACCCCGGAAAAAAATCACGATGGCCGAACGATTCGGCTTCACTGCAGCCGAACAGAAGTTTATCAGCACGGCCCTGGTCCATGCCCGACGTCATGCCTGGCCCGCCTCAAAACTGGCGCAGCATAACTTTCCCGAAATGATCCGGCGGCTGGAGACGGGTGCAGAAGCGGATCAGTCCATTGCCATCTCCATGCTCCGCACTTTACTGTTGGAACTGGCCTTCATCATCACCAACGATCTCGAAACCGCGGCCGGCACCTCCCCGACTTCCGAAACCATCGAAACCTTTCTGAAGTCGCTTCATCATAAACTCGAACATCCCTGGAGATTGGATGAAATGGCTGCGGCCTGCGGCGTGAAGCGCACCTATTTCACGAATGTTACCCGCAAGCTGACCGGCTATGCGCCCCTGCAGTATCTGAGCCGCCTGCGGTTTGAGCAGGCCTGCCGCCTTTTGCGCGAAACGGAGTGGTCAATAACCGACATCGGATTCGAATGCGGATACAGCACCAGCCAGTATTTTACTGAATCCTTTAAAAAGGCTGCACGTATGACCCCTTCCGAATACCGGAAAAGTCTCCCGGAACTTGAACAGATCCTGCAGGCGAACTGGAAACATCCCGAACTGCGCAGCATTGATGACGAACGCAGGCGGCAGCGCATTTTCACTTAA
- a CDS encoding glycoside hydrolase family 2 protein, which translates to MKHLFLLLVGLVCAMNLQAGRISFSKDWRFSLSDPAGAEQAGFDDSGWRRLDVPHDWSVEFAFSRDNPGRNAWLPGGIAWYRKSFEVPAEDAGKIFEIQFDGVYRHARVFVNGEFAGQQFDGYTSFYFDITGLIRPGQKNVIAVRVDNHDVPNCRWYSGSGIYRQVWFTKKDPVHVKNWGTYITTPEITDWAAEIHFRTELENKGNPAEFELETVVFDPAGREVARSASSGKIAEAFDVEQTLTVENPQRWSVDSPVLYSAESRVKVGEKTVDVYRSTFGIRSIRFDGKKGFFLNGENMKLKGVCLHHDMGTVGAAVPVEMWERRLQNLKELGCNAIRTAHNPMAPEFMDLCDRMGFLVMDEFVDKWEHQIRPNADPLNDPKFAEPNFRKEWKKNFRQTIRRDRNHPSVIIWSVGNENYPAGSEKQNEGLAEYCNFVRSIDPTRPVVSGMERGLDKDPSEKVDDILESTQYMDLIGMNYGEQWVKRIGHRNPGKAFVSTESYVYYSSTEFKRWDLVERAPWLDVLDNEFNAGLFLWSGTRYLGEVSKNKDWPRINGGSSALLDMASFKTVNGYFYEALWSEKPVVSVAVYDEMKPIESFRCWGSPERRMMWNFKTGETLNLVTFTNCEFVELYLNGRKIGKQKLSDFSNRIMNWYDIEFEPGELKAVGISDGKPVCEFVLQTAGDPARIEAVADAETVRPGGVVHVEVQLTDIEGIPVKHEDRLLVYSIAGGEILGLDFGTMGQRILLPKREGGGRIRVGVSRLSKPGMPMKF; encoded by the coding sequence ATGAAACATTTGTTTTTACTGTTGGTTGGTTTGGTCTGTGCAATGAATCTCCAGGCCGGAAGAATCAGTTTTTCCAAAGACTGGAGATTTTCACTCAGCGATCCGGCCGGAGCGGAGCAGGCCGGTTTTGATGATTCGGGGTGGCGGAGGCTGGATGTGCCGCATGACTGGAGTGTGGAGTTTGCGTTCAGTCGGGATAACCCCGGACGCAACGCCTGGCTGCCGGGCGGGATTGCCTGGTATCGGAAGTCGTTCGAGGTGCCAGCGGAAGATGCAGGAAAGATTTTCGAAATCCAGTTCGACGGGGTCTATCGTCATGCCCGTGTGTTTGTGAACGGGGAGTTTGCCGGGCAGCAGTTCGACGGATATACCAGTTTTTATTTTGATATCACCGGACTCATCAGGCCTGGACAGAAAAATGTGATTGCGGTTCGGGTGGATAATCACGATGTGCCGAACTGTCGCTGGTATTCCGGTTCGGGAATCTATCGGCAGGTCTGGTTTACGAAAAAAGATCCGGTGCATGTGAAGAACTGGGGTACGTATATCACGACCCCGGAAATTACAGACTGGGCGGCGGAAATCCATTTCAGGACCGAGCTGGAGAATAAGGGGAATCCGGCAGAGTTCGAACTTGAAACCGTCGTGTTCGATCCGGCGGGCCGGGAAGTGGCGCGTTCGGCGTCCTCCGGAAAAATCGCGGAGGCATTTGATGTGGAGCAGACACTCACTGTCGAAAATCCGCAGCGTTGGTCGGTGGATTCACCAGTGCTTTATTCTGCAGAAAGCCGGGTGAAGGTCGGTGAAAAAACAGTCGATGTGTATCGCAGCACATTCGGAATTCGGTCGATCCGGTTCGATGGGAAAAAGGGCTTTTTCCTGAACGGGGAAAATATGAAATTGAAGGGAGTCTGTCTGCATCACGATATGGGAACAGTTGGTGCGGCCGTGCCGGTGGAAATGTGGGAGCGGCGTCTGCAGAATCTGAAAGAACTGGGCTGCAATGCCATCCGTACGGCACATAATCCAATGGCGCCGGAATTTATGGATCTGTGTGATCGCATGGGTTTTCTCGTGATGGATGAGTTTGTCGATAAATGGGAACATCAGATTCGTCCGAATGCCGACCCGCTGAATGATCCGAAATTTGCCGAACCGAATTTCCGCAAAGAATGGAAGAAGAATTTCAGGCAGACCATCCGGCGCGACCGCAATCATCCGTCCGTCATCATCTGGAGTGTGGGGAATGAAAACTATCCGGCCGGCAGTGAAAAACAGAATGAGGGGCTGGCGGAATACTGCAACTTTGTGCGGTCCATCGATCCGACCCGCCCGGTTGTTTCCGGCATGGAGCGGGGACTGGATAAAGATCCTTCAGAGAAGGTGGATGATATTCTTGAATCGACGCAGTACATGGATCTGATCGGCATGAATTACGGCGAACAATGGGTGAAACGAATCGGGCACCGCAATCCCGGTAAAGCGTTTGTGAGTACGGAAAGCTATGTTTACTACAGCAGTACGGAGTTCAAACGATGGGATCTGGTGGAGCGTGCTCCGTGGCTGGATGTGCTGGACAATGAATTTAATGCAGGTCTGTTTCTCTGGAGCGGTACACGTTATCTGGGAGAAGTCAGTAAAAACAAAGACTGGCCACGCATCAATGGCGGCAGCAGTGCATTGCTGGATATGGCCAGTTTCAAAACCGTTAACGGTTATTTTTATGAAGCGCTCTGGTCGGAAAAACCGGTGGTCAGTGTGGCGGTTTATGATGAGATGAAGCCGATTGAATCTTTCCGGTGCTGGGGTTCTCCGGAACGCCGAATGATGTGGAATTTCAAAACCGGGGAAACGCTCAATCTGGTGACCTTTACAAACTGTGAGTTTGTTGAGCTCTATCTGAACGGCCGTAAAATCGGGAAACAGAAACTCAGCGATTTCTCCAACCGGATCATGAACTGGTACGATATTGAATTCGAACCGGGCGAACTGAAAGCGGTGGGAATCAGCGATGGAAAACCGGTCTGCGAATTCGTGCTGCAAACCGCCGGTGATCCGGCGCGTATTGAAGCGGTGGCCGATGCAGAAACCGTGCGGCCTGGCGGTGTTGTGCATGTTGAGGTTCAGTTAACGGACATCGAGGGCATTCCGGTTAAACATGAAGATCGGCTGCTGGTTTATTCGATTGCCGGCGGCGAAATCCTGGGGCTGGATTTCGGAACCATGGGGCAGAGGATCCTTTTACCGAAAAGAGAAGGCGGCGGACGGATCAGGGTCGGTGTCTCGCGATTGTCAAAGCCGGGAATGCCGATGAAGTTCTGA
- a CDS encoding alpha-galactosidase — MCFCCKCCAEWNGRGIYAPEFGEGRYILTPEERPEPMIHGPAVFGVRPGSPFRYTIPATGKEPLTYSVKNLPEGLTVDPRSGIISGKIKSLEKRDYTGTLQAENKRGQDEKKLLIKVGDEICLTPPLGWNSWNCWGHQVDQEKVLASARAMAEKGLKDYGWTYINIDDAWQGKRGGKFNAIQGHPEKFPDMKSLCDEVHALGLKIGIYSSPWVTTYAGFVGGSSENEDGFWSAGKYAASKAVKKANQVVEKYKFDENDAKQWAAWGIDYLKYDWNPNDPESTLRMARALKNSGRDIVYSLSNTAPLEHAALYAKEVNCWRTAGDLKDRWDQDGAHLNIIDQWELHRHWIEEGERGGPGHFPDPDMLVVGHVVEGNKGQKPRPSRLTPDEQYAHISLWTLWSAPMLIGCPIEMMDDFTKNLLCNHEVLAIHQDEKAIPAVSVVVKDDYEILVKDLADGEKAIGLVNKDDKVRTLSIDWKTAGIRGRKTLRDVWRQRDIGTYTGSFSAKVPAHGVVLVRTFNP, encoded by the coding sequence GTGTGTTTTTGTTGCAAATGCTGCGCTGAATGGAATGGCCGGGGGATTTATGCTCCGGAGTTCGGCGAAGGCCGGTATATTCTGACCCCGGAGGAACGACCGGAACCGATGATTCACGGGCCGGCGGTGTTCGGGGTGCGTCCGGGGTCTCCTTTTCGTTATACGATTCCGGCCACCGGAAAAGAACCGTTAACCTATTCAGTGAAAAATCTGCCCGAAGGGCTGACGGTGGATCCCCGTTCCGGCATCATTTCCGGAAAAATCAAATCGCTGGAAAAACGTGATTATACGGGGACGCTTCAGGCGGAAAATAAGAGGGGCCAGGATGAAAAAAAACTGCTCATTAAAGTCGGTGATGAAATCTGTCTTACGCCGCCGTTGGGCTGGAACAGCTGGAACTGCTGGGGACATCAGGTCGATCAGGAAAAGGTACTCGCTTCTGCCCGTGCTATGGCGGAAAAGGGCCTGAAAGATTATGGCTGGACATACATTAATATCGATGATGCCTGGCAGGGGAAACGCGGCGGAAAATTCAATGCGATACAGGGGCATCCGGAAAAGTTTCCTGATATGAAATCGCTGTGTGATGAAGTGCATGCACTGGGATTGAAAATCGGCATTTATTCCTCGCCGTGGGTTACCACCTATGCCGGTTTTGTCGGGGGATCAAGTGAGAATGAGGACGGCTTCTGGAGTGCCGGAAAATATGCAGCATCCAAAGCGGTTAAAAAAGCGAATCAGGTGGTAGAGAAATATAAATTTGATGAAAATGATGCAAAACAGTGGGCGGCATGGGGCATCGACTATCTGAAATACGACTGGAATCCGAACGATCCGGAAAGCACGCTGCGTATGGCCCGCGCATTGAAAAACAGTGGCCGGGATATTGTCTATTCGCTGTCCAATACGGCGCCGCTCGAACATGCGGCGCTTTACGCGAAGGAAGTAAACTGCTGGCGCACAGCGGGCGATCTGAAAGACCGCTGGGATCAGGATGGAGCACATCTGAATATTATTGATCAGTGGGAGCTGCATCGTCATTGGATTGAAGAGGGCGAGCGCGGCGGGCCGGGTCATTTTCCGGATCCGGATATGTTGGTGGTCGGTCATGTGGTGGAAGGAAATAAGGGGCAGAAACCGCGTCCATCGCGTCTAACCCCGGATGAGCAGTATGCCCATATTTCGCTGTGGACACTCTGGAGCGCACCGATGCTGATCGGCTGTCCGATTGAAATGATGGATGATTTTACAAAGAACCTGCTCTGCAACCATGAGGTACTGGCCATTCATCAGGATGAAAAAGCGATTCCTGCGGTATCCGTGGTGGTGAAGGATGACTATGAAATTCTTGTGAAGGACCTGGCTGACGGGGAAAAGGCCATCGGATTGGTGAATAAAGACGATAAGGTGCGGACCCTTTCCATTGACTGGAAAACGGCAGGCATCCGCGGGCGTAAAACATTACGCGATGTTTGGCGACAGCGGGATATCGGAACCTATACGGGAAGTTTTTCGGCAAAGGTTCCAGCGCATGGTGTTGTTCTTGTTCGTACATTCAATCCGTAG
- a CDS encoding helix-turn-helix domain-containing protein, with product MEQLVKESRVPVVDISMNRTDLKLPRVVADNRGIGQTAAEHLLKYGHRNFAWFSFERDAVSLARLEGFQEKLNEPVIRLDGVFARNRVRMAEKLKELPRPCAVFARRDSDAAWLLSLCIEEGYDVPGEIAVLGVDNNPLICEYLQIPLSSVNHNLELLGYEAAQLLNQLMDGKHPPKTTRMIPPQGVTTRASTDSFAVIDEQIRDALIYMKSNLSRSIGTEQIADYVGLTRRVLEIRFRTLVRQTVHEKMVEFKLSAAEHLLRTSGDTVEDISAQCGFCHAQHLSRLFKARYGLPPLKYRKSMM from the coding sequence ATGGAGCAGCTCGTAAAAGAGTCGCGGGTGCCGGTGGTCGATATTTCGATGAACCGGACGGATTTAAAACTGCCTCGTGTCGTTGCGGATAACCGGGGGATCGGGCAGACCGCGGCAGAGCATCTGCTGAAATACGGGCATCGTAATTTTGCCTGGTTTTCGTTTGAACGGGATGCCGTCAGTCTGGCGCGACTTGAAGGATTTCAGGAAAAGCTGAATGAACCGGTGATCCGGCTCGATGGCGTGTTTGCCCGGAACCGGGTGCGGATGGCGGAAAAACTCAAGGAGCTTCCCCGGCCCTGTGCGGTTTTTGCGCGGAGGGATTCCGATGCGGCCTGGCTGTTGAGCCTGTGTATTGAGGAGGGGTATGATGTGCCCGGCGAGATAGCCGTGCTGGGTGTGGATAATAATCCGCTGATCTGCGAATATCTCCAGATTCCGCTTTCCAGTGTAAACCACAACCTTGAATTGCTGGGCTATGAAGCCGCCCAGCTGCTGAATCAGCTCATGGACGGAAAACATCCGCCGAAAACCACACGGATGATTCCGCCACAGGGAGTGACAACGCGTGCAAGCACGGACAGTTTCGCCGTGATTGATGAGCAGATCCGTGATGCCTTGATTTATATGAAGAGCAACCTTTCCCGTTCCATCGGAACCGAGCAGATTGCAGATTACGTCGGACTGACACGTCGTGTGCTGGAGATCCGGTTCAGAACGCTTGTGCGGCAGACCGTGCATGAAAAGATGGTTGAGTTTAAGCTTTCTGCTGCGGAACATCTGCTGCGAACGTCCGGAGATACGGTTGAGGATATCTCCGCACAATGCGGCTTCTGCCATGCCCAGCATCTCAGCCGTTTATTCAAAGCCCGCTATGGTCTTCCCCCGTTGAAATATCGTAAATCGATGATGTGA
- the uxuA gene encoding mannonate dehydratase — protein sequence MRWFGPNDPISLRDIRQCGCEGVMSSLHHLDYGELWSRKEIARRKAEIEAEALKWLAVESVPVSEAIKTRTGDFEQHIENYKQTIRNLGAEGIDTVIYNFMPVLDWIRTDMAHTLPDGTQTLLFDPVRFAVFDIHLLQRPGAEHDFAAPVRKKAAALFKSMSTEERRNFEKTIIDVFPGMDFSFTLDNIRAMLATYNDIDHFQLLENLKLFLEEIIPVCEEAGVRMAIHADDPPFPVLGLPRIVSTESDLKAIIRLVDSPANGICFCTGSLSPREDNDLPGMVERLGHRINAFHFRSTQRNPDGSFYEANHLEGSVDMPAVLKAALREMKKRKDAGRTDWQLTFRPDHGRTMLDDLQKPPLKTPGYTCIGRLRGLAELRGLQTGLQSAE from the coding sequence ATGCGCTGGTTTGGGCCGAACGATCCGATTTCGCTGCGCGACATCCGGCAATGCGGCTGTGAGGGTGTTATGTCATCACTGCATCATCTGGACTATGGCGAATTGTGGAGCCGGAAAGAAATCGCCAGGCGAAAAGCAGAAATTGAGGCAGAAGCGTTGAAATGGCTGGCGGTCGAATCCGTGCCGGTCTCGGAAGCAATCAAAACCCGCACCGGCGATTTTGAACAGCATATCGAAAATTATAAACAGACCATACGTAATCTGGGTGCGGAAGGCATTGATACGGTCATTTACAACTTTATGCCGGTGCTCGACTGGATCCGCACCGACATGGCCCATACGCTGCCGGACGGAACACAGACCCTGTTGTTTGATCCCGTCAGATTTGCGGTCTTCGACATTCATCTGCTTCAACGCCCCGGAGCGGAACATGATTTTGCCGCTCCGGTCCGGAAAAAAGCCGCAGCACTTTTTAAGTCGATGTCCACCGAAGAGCGCAGGAATTTTGAAAAAACCATTATTGATGTTTTTCCCGGCATGGATTTCAGCTTCACGCTGGATAACATCCGGGCCATGCTGGCGACATATAACGATATTGACCATTTCCAACTTTTGGAAAACCTGAAGCTGTTTCTTGAGGAAATCATTCCGGTCTGCGAAGAAGCCGGCGTCAGAATGGCCATCCATGCCGATGACCCGCCCTTCCCCGTACTCGGTCTGCCGCGTATCGTCTCCACCGAATCCGATTTAAAGGCGATTATCCGCCTCGTTGACAGCCCGGCCAACGGGATCTGCTTCTGCACCGGATCGTTGAGTCCCCGCGAAGACAACGACCTGCCCGGCATGGTTGAACGGCTGGGGCACCGGATTAATGCCTTTCATTTCCGAAGCACCCAACGCAATCCGGACGGTTCCTTCTATGAAGCCAATCACCTGGAGGGATCGGTCGATATGCCGGCCGTTTTAAAAGCCGCACTTCGTGAAATGAAAAAACGTAAAGACGCAGGACGTACAGATTGGCAGCTTACCTTCCGCCCCGATCACGGCCGCACCATGCTCGACGATCTTCAGAAACCGCCGCTCAAAACCCCCGGCTATACCTGCATCGGCCGCCTGCGCGGTCTTGCGGAACTCCGCGGCCTGCAGACCGGATTACAATCTGCTGAATAG
- a CDS encoding PEP-CTERM sorting domain-containing protein, with translation MKQNTLIVIALAVAGVVQANLLNNTFTDHNENNHTFSLTDIGWGAKEYWQQSAFGGLESKVPVWDTDGANDFGVMQVISVGANTGSDLVLSFDWTPAATALSNASLAVDYQLVGWTVEQTPDPSDIMFSGINFYNDVVAGNNIAGGTSTAYDFLDGDIPWVHANGTAYPSIRQATSTAGTTLSVSTTNSVAIGGLTDLSDYDYIGVRFTINSVGDAGNVGATIENISLVAIPEPATMGMIAFFGGAVLFVRRRFMM, from the coding sequence ATGAAGCAAAATACATTAATTGTAATAGCACTTGCTGTTGCGGGAGTGGTTCAGGCGAACCTGTTGAATAACACGTTTACGGATCATAATGAGAATAACCATACTTTTTCTCTGACCGACATCGGTTGGGGAGCCAAAGAATACTGGCAGCAAAGTGCGTTCGGTGGCCTGGAAAGCAAAGTTCCGGTCTGGGATACTGATGGAGCGAACGATTTCGGTGTTATGCAGGTCATTTCGGTCGGAGCCAACACGGGATCGGATTTAGTGTTGAGCTTTGACTGGACGCCGGCTGCAACGGCCCTTTCCAATGCCTCCCTGGCCGTTGACTATCAGCTGGTCGGATGGACGGTGGAACAGACCCCTGATCCCAGTGATATTATGTTCTCGGGTATTAATTTTTACAATGATGTGGTTGCTGGAAATAATATTGCCGGAGGAACTTCAACTGCATATGATTTTCTCGATGGAGATATTCCCTGGGTTCATGCGAATGGAACTGCATATCCTTCTATCAGACAGGCAACATCGACAGCAGGAACAACACTGTCGGTAAGTACAACGAACAGTGTTGCCATTGGTGGATTAACCGACCTGAGTGATTATGACTATATCGGAGTTCGCTTCACCATTAATTCCGTAGGTGATGCGGGCAATGTCGGAGCAACGATTGAGAATATTTCTCTTGTTGCGATTCCTGAACCGGCAACGATGGGTATGATTGCCTTTTTCGGTGGTGCTGTACTGTTTGTCCGACGTCGTTTCATGATGTAA
- a CDS encoding AraC family transcriptional regulator, producing MARSSLEHKFKKVFGRTPAEEIRRLRINKARKLLSETDMSMQEIAEACGYSSYNYLSLSFKQITGMPPGNTGKTRASYRTIPVQAGAPWRFHPFPPPAEKTSDNRCHHPISPRYPYPSK from the coding sequence ATGGCCCGCAGCTCACTGGAACATAAATTCAAAAAAGTATTCGGTCGCACTCCGGCAGAAGAAATCCGGCGACTGCGCATCAATAAAGCGCGGAAACTGCTCAGTGAAACCGATATGAGCATGCAGGAAATCGCCGAAGCCTGCGGGTACTCCAGCTACAATTACCTGAGTCTTTCCTTCAAACAGATCACCGGTATGCCCCCCGGGAATACCGGAAAAACGCGCGCATCATATAGGACTATTCCAGTTCAAGCCGGAGCACCGTGGCGATTTCATCCATTTCCACCTCCGGCAGAAAAAACTTCAGATAATAGGTGTCATCATCCCATTTCACCTCGGTATCCGTACCCATCAAAGTAA